In one window of Armatimonadota bacterium DNA:
- a CDS encoding sulfatase-like hydrolase/transferase, whose amino-acid sequence MNVAVIITDSLRADHTGYMNLGGRAHTPNLDAFAADATVFEHYYPEGLPTLPVRTAWWTGLWTFPVKGWQPFQLNDVLLAEVLWDKGYTSALVADTYHMHKPIYGAGRGFDSVHWIRGQEYDPWIAGADVDLDASPHHRLRGDDSDKHWRPLFEQYLRNATTFKREEDYYVARTVQAAIEWLERITQQQKDGLFLWVDCFDPHEAWDPPEPYWSMYKRKGYDGAELVDPVPGPVDGYMTPDEVERTRTLYAGEVTLVDKWVGVLLAKMRDLGLFDNTLIIHISDHGEPFGEHGIIRKAVPWNYEELVRSPLAIRHPQGVGAGKRVSAFAQSVDIMPTVLDFLGLPLTVEQVYRAPAKDLFPQDMPAARKTVELEGRSLLPLMSGGKERIRDFAYIGHFGRSWTIRTKEWSFHMLLGDGERQLFDLRDDPGEQRNVLRENEAVARELELELRRHVDAVARGRGAT is encoded by the coding sequence ATGAACGTCGCCGTCATCATCACCGACAGCCTACGTGCGGATCACACCGGGTACATGAATCTCGGTGGCAGAGCGCACACACCCAACCTCGACGCATTCGCAGCCGACGCGACGGTCTTCGAGCATTACTACCCCGAGGGCCTGCCGACGCTGCCAGTGCGTACGGCGTGGTGGACCGGGCTGTGGACCTTCCCGGTCAAGGGCTGGCAGCCGTTTCAACTCAACGACGTCTTGCTCGCGGAGGTGCTGTGGGATAAGGGCTATACCTCGGCGCTCGTCGCAGACACGTATCATATGCACAAGCCGATCTACGGCGCCGGGCGCGGTTTCGACAGCGTGCACTGGATTCGCGGCCAGGAATACGACCCGTGGATCGCGGGAGCAGACGTTGACCTCGACGCCAGCCCCCACCATCGCCTGCGCGGCGATGACTCCGACAAGCACTGGCGCCCCTTGTTCGAGCAGTATCTTCGCAACGCGACGACGTTCAAGCGCGAAGAGGACTACTACGTCGCGCGCACCGTGCAGGCGGCGATTGAATGGCTCGAACGCATCACGCAGCAGCAGAAGGATGGGCTATTCCTCTGGGTGGACTGCTTCGATCCGCACGAGGCCTGGGATCCGCCGGAGCCGTACTGGAGCATGTACAAGCGGAAGGGGTACGACGGCGCCGAACTGGTCGATCCCGTGCCCGGCCCCGTGGACGGCTACATGACGCCGGACGAGGTCGAGCGCACGCGCACGCTGTACGCCGGGGAGGTGACGCTGGTTGACAAGTGGGTCGGGGTGCTGCTCGCCAAGATGCGCGACCTGGGCCTGTTCGACAATACCCTCATCATCCATATCAGCGATCACGGCGAGCCGTTCGGCGAGCATGGAATCATTCGCAAGGCGGTGCCGTGGAACTACGAGGAGTTGGTGCGCTCGCCGCTCGCCATTCGTCACCCCCAAGGCGTCGGCGCCGGCAAGCGCGTGAGCGCTTTCGCTCAGAGCGTGGACATCATGCCCACCGTACTCGATTTCCTGGGCCTGCCGCTGACGGTCGAGCAAGTCTACCGCGCGCCCGCGAAGGACTTGTTCCCTCAGGACATGCCCGCTGCCAGGAAGACCGTCGAGCTTGAGGGGCGGAGCCTGCTGCCGCTGATGAGCGGAGGAAAGGAGAGGATCCGCGACTTCGCCTACATCGGCCATTTCGGGCGGTCGTGGACGATTCGCACCAAGGAATGGTCGTTCCACATGCTCCTGGGCGACGGCGAGCGGCAGCTCTTCGATCTGCGAGACGATCCCGGTGAGCAGCGGAACGTGCTGCGCGAGAACGAAGCGGTCGCCCGCGAGTTGGAACTGGAGCTGCGCCGGCATGTGGATGCAGTGGCGCGAGGGCGGGGCGCGACGTAG
- a CDS encoding Ig-like domain-containing protein, whose amino-acid sequence MLLAITAGLCFSPSRCDALEEVHTVVQDFLRGQYDGGTALTDTAGGEVTAAPWGRLASDGFQPVTSLPYAAEGVCLVASHGWLYAAGGWDGASALSSVYRAEIGAAGGLGAWQACGSLAAGRAYAGIAVANEHVFIAGGWDGTAVCASVYSAAIAADGSLGSWQPVASLPAAARGLSLVAAEGRLFACGGQLTSGDYTGAVYAAAVTAHGELQPWAGVSVLPEALAWHGTVRAGSHIYVAGGVNALGARDAVYSAQLTPGGLGAWYQCGTLATPSYGAAGLGAGGHLMLLGGDTVSGPVAGIAAAALAPGGGMGSWYATPADTDILPKPLRYHACARSSDWVYAAGGYSSSGGLSSAVYCCAIADGCVGPVAPVTSLVEANGSPAAAANSSHAYILGGRTSSGYTAAAYCAAIAQNGSLGPWTSTTALPVARAYACAAATDTYVYFIGGESAGSPSAAVYRAAINPDGSLGAWSATSSLPGPRSKAALIVAGEYLVLSGGYNGYGPTFDVYYAHINANGSLGAWQSTTDLPVLLQSHAMAATAGRAYVLGGDAGRGGVRDDVYHAQINGNGTLGAWTATTSIPAAMTGHAAFGSDGYVAVVGGLAGGSYRSHIHVAKADGGGALGAWSTPSALPLPIANHGAALGRGYIFTVGGANALGRRAECYSAPKPGANQLSRFCGRFTSGSEVHFGTLAWTGNGWVRYRIAPFATGIYGAWSDYLTSGAASVEANAGYLEYEIAMGTWPGDPQDVSEISVTLFPVAPGISSPVDGAVTNDPACTVSGTAPVGSTVTVYDNDVEAGSGGAPDGTFAVPITLVEGVNVLKATATTGEGTSPFSNEVTVTLDTQPPTCALTAPADGAYLRGAVTVSATANDNRGVTKVEFYVASELRNVDFAAPYSWQWNTPDDSDGPYTVEAIAYDEATNTASDSRDVNVDNTPPHVSSTDPTNGQESVALTADVVAVFDDVMDPATIGTGTFVLEDQYGAPVSGSVSYDSGTHAATFDPDANFEPGRSYTATLKGGTGNIADMAGNVLAADYVWSFTAGDDTPPTVAITDPSNGATVSWIVGVTADADDNMGVTRVEFYVNDALEFTDDAAPYQYDWQTVALPETTYTLKAVAWDASDNYAEDSVTVTVDNTSFDDVPWDFWARRYIEAIKREGITGGCAANPPLYCPTNSVRRDQMAVFLVRAMGLTPLDPETPTFVDVPKTYWAYQWIEALVASGVTSGCIANPPQYCPEREVRRDQMAVFLVRALGLTPLNPETPTFVDVPKTYWAYQSIEALVASGVTSGCIANPPQYCPERPVRRDQMAIFLCRAFDIPY is encoded by the coding sequence GTGCTTCTAGCCATCACAGCCGGGCTGTGCTTCTCGCCGAGCCGCTGCGACGCGCTGGAGGAAGTCCACACCGTTGTCCAGGATTTCCTGCGCGGGCAGTATGACGGCGGCACCGCTCTCACCGATACCGCCGGCGGCGAGGTGACAGCGGCCCCTTGGGGACGACTCGCATCGGACGGCTTCCAGCCTGTTACCTCTCTGCCGTATGCCGCCGAGGGCGTCTGCCTCGTGGCAAGCCACGGCTGGCTCTATGCCGCAGGCGGCTGGGATGGCGCCTCGGCGCTGTCCTCGGTGTATCGGGCTGAGATCGGCGCGGCCGGGGGCCTCGGCGCCTGGCAAGCGTGTGGATCGCTGGCGGCCGGCCGCGCGTACGCCGGCATCGCGGTCGCAAATGAGCACGTCTTCATCGCCGGCGGATGGGACGGCACGGCAGTTTGTGCCAGCGTCTATTCCGCCGCCATCGCGGCTGATGGCAGCCTCGGTTCGTGGCAGCCAGTCGCATCATTGCCGGCAGCGGCACGCGGGCTCTCTCTCGTCGCTGCCGAAGGGCGCCTCTTCGCTTGCGGCGGCCAGCTCACCTCGGGCGATTACACCGGCGCCGTCTATGCCGCCGCCGTCACCGCGCACGGAGAACTCCAGCCCTGGGCCGGCGTATCGGTCTTGCCGGAAGCTTTGGCCTGGCACGGCACGGTCAGGGCCGGCTCGCACATCTACGTCGCGGGCGGCGTCAACGCTTTGGGCGCGCGCGATGCGGTTTACTCGGCGCAGCTGACCCCCGGGGGATTGGGGGCCTGGTATCAGTGCGGAACACTGGCCACACCCAGCTACGGGGCTGCCGGCCTCGGCGCTGGCGGCCACTTGATGCTCCTCGGGGGAGACACCGTCTCCGGTCCCGTCGCAGGGATCGCCGCCGCAGCGCTTGCCCCGGGCGGCGGCATGGGATCGTGGTACGCCACTCCGGCCGACACTGACATTCTTCCCAAGCCGCTGCGCTATCACGCCTGCGCGCGCAGCTCTGACTGGGTCTACGCCGCGGGCGGGTATTCATCGAGCGGAGGACTATCGAGCGCCGTTTACTGCTGCGCCATCGCTGATGGATGCGTCGGGCCCGTGGCGCCGGTGACTTCTCTGGTAGAAGCCAACGGCAGCCCGGCCGCCGCAGCCAACAGCAGCCATGCATACATCCTGGGCGGGCGCACCAGCTCGGGCTACACCGCAGCTGCGTACTGTGCCGCCATCGCACAGAACGGGTCGCTGGGGCCGTGGACGAGCACCACCGCTTTGCCCGTAGCCCGTGCATACGCCTGCGCCGCGGCCACGGACACTTACGTTTACTTCATTGGCGGCGAGAGCGCCGGCAGCCCATCGGCCGCCGTGTATCGTGCCGCGATTAACCCCGACGGCAGTCTCGGAGCGTGGTCGGCGACGTCCTCCCTGCCCGGACCGCGGTCGAAGGCCGCGCTGATCGTGGCGGGCGAGTATCTCGTCCTGTCGGGTGGATATAACGGGTACGGCCCTACATTCGACGTGTACTACGCTCACATCAACGCCAATGGCAGCCTTGGCGCATGGCAGAGCACGACCGACCTGCCGGTGCTATTGCAGTCGCATGCTATGGCTGCCACCGCTGGCCGCGCATACGTCTTGGGGGGCGATGCCGGTCGCGGCGGCGTGCGCGATGATGTCTACCATGCCCAGATCAACGGCAACGGCACGCTTGGCGCGTGGACGGCTACGACAAGCATCCCCGCCGCAATGACCGGTCACGCCGCGTTCGGTAGTGATGGTTATGTCGCAGTCGTCGGCGGCTTGGCAGGTGGCTCTTACCGATCTCACATACACGTCGCCAAGGCAGACGGCGGCGGCGCTCTCGGAGCGTGGTCCACCCCGTCCGCCCTGCCCTTGCCGATCGCCAACCATGGCGCCGCTCTCGGTCGCGGCTATATCTTCACCGTCGGCGGAGCGAACGCCCTCGGCCGACGCGCGGAGTGCTACAGCGCCCCGAAGCCGGGAGCCAACCAGCTGTCTCGCTTCTGTGGTCGGTTCACCTCCGGCTCTGAGGTGCACTTCGGGACGCTTGCCTGGACCGGCAATGGGTGGGTGCGCTATCGCATTGCGCCCTTCGCCACCGGCATCTACGGCGCGTGGAGCGACTACCTCACTTCAGGCGCTGCGAGCGTCGAGGCGAATGCGGGCTATCTCGAATACGAGATCGCCATGGGCACGTGGCCGGGCGACCCGCAGGACGTATCCGAGATCAGCGTGACATTATTCCCCGTTGCGCCCGGCATCAGCTCGCCGGTGGATGGCGCGGTCACCAACGACCCCGCATGTACCGTGAGCGGCACTGCGCCGGTCGGCAGCACCGTCACCGTCTATGACAACGACGTCGAAGCCGGCAGCGGCGGGGCGCCCGACGGCACTTTCGCGGTCCCGATTACGTTGGTGGAAGGCGTGAACGTCCTGAAGGCTACGGCGACTACCGGCGAGGGCACCAGCCCGTTCTCGAATGAGGTCACGGTGACCCTCGACACGCAGCCGCCGACGTGCGCGCTTACCGCTCCTGCCGACGGCGCATACCTGCGCGGCGCGGTGACGGTCTCGGCCACGGCGAACGATAATCGCGGTGTGACCAAAGTCGAGTTTTACGTTGCCTCGGAGCTGCGCAACGTGGACTTCGCCGCACCGTATTCCTGGCAATGGAACACCCCGGACGATAGCGACGGGCCGTACACCGTTGAAGCCATCGCCTATGACGAGGCGACCAATACCGCGTCGGATTCCCGTGATGTCAACGTGGACAACACGCCGCCTCACGTGTCATCCACCGATCCCACCAACGGCCAGGAGTCGGTAGCACTCACTGCTGACGTGGTGGCGGTCTTCGATGATGTGATGGATCCCGCGACGATCGGTACCGGTACGTTCGTGCTCGAAGACCAGTACGGCGCGCCGGTCAGCGGCAGCGTGTCGTACGATTCCGGGACACACGCCGCGACGTTCGACCCGGACGCCAATTTCGAGCCCGGGCGCTCCTACACGGCGACGTTGAAGGGCGGGACGGGGAACATCGCCGACATGGCGGGCAACGTGCTCGCCGCGGACTATGTGTGGAGCTTCACTGCGGGCGACGACACGCCGCCGACAGTGGCCATCACCGACCCAAGCAACGGCGCCACCGTCTCCTGGATAGTCGGCGTCACTGCTGATGCGGACGACAACATGGGGGTGACCCGGGTCGAGTTCTACGTCAACGATGCGTTGGAGTTCACCGACGACGCGGCGCCGTACCAGTATGACTGGCAGACCGTCGCCCTCCCGGAGACGACCTACACGCTGAAAGCCGTCGCCTGGGACGCCTCAGACAACTACGCGGAAGACTCCGTGACCGTCACGGTTGACAACACGTCGTTCGACGATGTTCCCTGGGACTTCTGGGCGCGGCGCTATATCGAGGCGATCAAGCGCGAAGGGATAACCGGCGGCTGCGCGGCCAACCCACCGTTGTATTGCCCGACGAACTCGGTGCGGCGCGACCAGATGGCCGTGTTCCTCGTCCGCGCGATGGGGCTGACGCCGCTCGACCCGGAGACGCCGACGTTCGTTGACGTGCCGAAGACGTATTGGGCGTACCAATGGATTGAGGCACTGGTGGCGTCCGGTGTAACTTCCGGATGCATCGCCAATCCGCCGCAGTACTGTCCCGAACGCGAGGTGCGGCGCGATCAGATGGCCGTGTTCTTGGTGCGGGCGTTGGGTTTGACGCCGCTCAACCCGGAGACACCGACGTTCGTTGACGTGCCGAAGACGTATTGGGCGTACCAATCGATTGAGGCGCTGGTGGCGTCGGGCGTGACATCCGGATGCATTGCCAATCCGCCGCAGTATTGCCCCGAAAGGCCGGTGCGGCGCGACCAGATGGCCATATTCTTGTGTCGCGCGTTCGACATACCGTATTAG
- a CDS encoding threonylcarbamoyl-AMP synthase gives MIATQVQPIDSAAPDPEVIGDAARLVAAGQVVAFPTDTVYGIGCRPDDEGAVDGIYQAKGRPRALPLVLFVAGRECLQRYMSATTPELERAANRFWPGPLTVIAAAGERAPAQLVARGTIGIRIPRHPVALALVRQCGGALATTSANLSGRGSTSDPRQVLEQLGGRIALLLDAGQASMGVESTVVDFTTQPPTLLRAGAIGADELRRVIGHITAA, from the coding sequence ATGATCGCAACGCAGGTGCAGCCAATTGACAGCGCGGCGCCGGACCCTGAGGTGATCGGGGACGCCGCGAGACTCGTCGCCGCCGGTCAGGTCGTGGCCTTCCCCACAGACACGGTGTACGGTATCGGATGCCGCCCCGACGACGAGGGGGCGGTGGATGGCATCTACCAGGCAAAGGGCCGACCGCGCGCCCTGCCGCTGGTGCTGTTCGTCGCCGGGCGGGAGTGTCTTCAGCGGTATATGTCAGCGACGACGCCGGAGTTGGAGCGGGCCGCAAACCGGTTCTGGCCGGGCCCGCTCACGGTGATCGCTGCCGCCGGCGAGAGAGCGCCTGCCCAGCTCGTCGCCCGCGGCACCATCGGCATCCGGATCCCGCGACACCCGGTGGCGCTGGCGCTGGTGCGGCAGTGCGGCGGCGCCCTGGCGACCACCAGCGCCAACCTCAGTGGCCGCGGCAGCACGAGCGACCCCCGGCAGGTGTTGGAGCAGCTTGGTGGCCGGATCGCGCTGCTGCTTGATGCAGGGCAGGCGTCGATGGGCGTGGAATCGACGGTCGTTGACTTCACGACTCAGCCGCCGACGCTGCTCCGCGCCGGGGCGATCGGCGCCGACGAACTGCGCCGCGTCATCGGACACATCACAGCAGCTTGA
- a CDS encoding type II secretion system F family protein — protein MPQMTKCPQCGADNSVRRETCYACGASLTGPAAKGPASTSSPASQRFAAVLGERGDAPRVPEASVPKAAPAPAGPPVTMPTFYGGIGQVRRAMVLFRQLHALVQAGIPLAQALADLQRHVAVGLKGPVRAMAQHVVDGGRLSDGMRPYRDIFLAYQVELVHAGELSGSLPQALDQIASDCEAEYKLRKAVALALLPVFFVTVVMLLVLPVALLLGGEAPRRWTAAELWTGYVRMLFRVSVPIGVGFVGVWAAWLAASRSRSFAVISHAMLLRVPIIGGAHRRIGVMRFLGSLSVLLNAGVPVVEAYRTAAAATGNHALARRLLRESDDLYAGRGLTDTLGRLRLASRIDVNQLAIGETSGKLPETLRRIAADYREHAERSAKFLPYLLQFAAYAVVAPLAVFLWWTLFRIYINLRLVAPFEHLFDVP, from the coding sequence ATGCCGCAGATGACAAAATGCCCGCAGTGCGGCGCCGACAACAGCGTCCGGCGCGAGACTTGCTATGCCTGTGGCGCCTCGCTGACCGGGCCCGCAGCCAAGGGGCCGGCGAGCACAAGCAGCCCCGCAAGCCAGCGGTTTGCGGCGGTCCTCGGCGAACGGGGCGACGCCCCGCGCGTGCCCGAAGCAAGTGTGCCCAAAGCAGCGCCGGCGCCCGCAGGGCCGCCGGTGACGATGCCGACGTTCTATGGCGGCATCGGGCAGGTGCGCCGCGCGATGGTGCTGTTTCGCCAACTGCACGCACTGGTTCAGGCAGGGATACCCCTGGCGCAGGCACTGGCGGACCTTCAAAGGCACGTCGCGGTGGGGCTCAAGGGGCCGGTGCGCGCAATGGCGCAGCACGTCGTGGATGGGGGCAGACTCAGCGACGGCATGCGTCCGTACCGCGACATCTTCCTCGCCTACCAGGTCGAGTTAGTGCATGCCGGGGAGTTGTCCGGGAGCTTGCCCCAGGCGTTGGATCAGATCGCCAGCGATTGCGAGGCGGAATACAAACTGCGCAAGGCCGTGGCGCTGGCGCTGCTCCCGGTCTTCTTCGTCACCGTCGTCATGCTGCTCGTGCTGCCGGTGGCGCTGCTGCTCGGCGGTGAGGCCCCCCGGCGCTGGACGGCGGCTGAACTGTGGACGGGGTACGTGCGGATGTTGTTCCGAGTCTCGGTGCCGATTGGCGTGGGTTTCGTGGGAGTGTGGGCTGCATGGCTCGCGGCGTCGCGCAGTCGCTCGTTCGCCGTCATCTCGCACGCCATGCTGCTGCGAGTGCCGATCATCGGCGGCGCCCACCGGCGTATCGGGGTGATGCGGTTCCTCGGCTCGCTCTCCGTGCTTCTCAATGCCGGGGTCCCCGTCGTCGAGGCATATCGCACGGCGGCCGCAGCCACCGGCAACCACGCCCTGGCGCGGCGCCTTTTGCGGGAATCGGACGACCTCTACGCCGGGCGCGGCCTGACCGACACCCTCGGCCGCTTGCGTCTGGCTTCGCGAATTGATGTGAACCAACTTGCCATTGGCGAAACGTCGGGCAAGCTTCCGGAAACACTGCGTCGGATCGCTGCCGACTATCGCGAGCATGCCGAACGATCCGCGAAATTCTTGCCGTACCTGCTGCAGTTCGCGGCGTATGCCGTCGTCGCTCCCCTGGCCGTGTTCCTGTGGTGGACGCTGTTCAGGATCTACATCAATCTGCGATTGGTCGCCCCGTTTGAGCACCTGTTTGATGTCCCGTAG
- the lnt gene encoding apolipoprotein N-acyltransferase, producing MRTAAHLAICVASGVVLALAYPRFDLWPLAWVALVPWLVVAFTASWPILVVGSWLAGFAFFAALMYWVAIFGYLPWALLALIQGLAFVLTAAAARVIAPRSAWRVLAVGVAWAAFEFARGAGEFGVPWGQVGHSQAPFLRLAQLAAFGGVPLISFVVVTVNAAAAHAIAARREGSLAYQPMMYAGALAATAVALGGVHAAGVQRALRADRQPSVRVGIAQASIKSWLTVEQLNVPLTLDQQRAELSAYQELTRDATAQGAELVIWPESAVPGYLDYEGLVRERVTSAARAHGIWMLVGGPAYEDGRGFNSAYAVSPRARVTGRYDKVHLVPFGEYVPWRKWLPLLRHYRVRDTDITRGVEHRVLRVGRLAVGPMICFESVFPHIARQEANRGAQTLCIITNDAWFLRTAAAAQHLQIGRFRAIEEGLYVARGAATGISCFFDPLGRVMSSLGLMERGVVVADIKPRAADTLYRRLGPVFSMSCAIGVLAWAAAALVRRRSRRTSRR from the coding sequence ATGCGAACCGCTGCTCATCTCGCAATATGCGTCGCCTCCGGCGTCGTCCTCGCGCTCGCGTATCCGCGTTTCGATCTATGGCCGCTGGCGTGGGTCGCGCTCGTGCCGTGGCTCGTCGTGGCCTTCACGGCGAGTTGGCCGATCCTCGTTGTCGGAAGCTGGCTGGCGGGATTTGCCTTCTTTGCGGCGCTGATGTATTGGGTGGCCATCTTCGGTTATCTCCCGTGGGCGCTGCTGGCCCTGATACAGGGGCTCGCGTTTGTGCTGACGGCGGCGGCCGCGCGCGTTATCGCTCCGCGCTCTGCCTGGCGTGTGCTCGCTGTCGGCGTGGCGTGGGCTGCGTTTGAGTTTGCGCGCGGAGCGGGCGAATTCGGCGTACCCTGGGGCCAGGTCGGCCATTCCCAGGCCCCATTTCTGCGGCTGGCGCAGCTCGCCGCCTTCGGCGGCGTGCCGCTCATCTCATTCGTAGTAGTCACGGTGAACGCCGCCGCTGCTCATGCCATCGCCGCGAGGCGTGAGGGCAGCCTCGCATATCAGCCCATGATGTACGCGGGTGCCCTGGCCGCTACGGCGGTCGCCTTGGGCGGAGTGCACGCCGCCGGCGTTCAGCGTGCGCTGCGCGCCGACCGGCAGCCGTCCGTGCGAGTCGGCATCGCCCAGGCCAGCATCAAGTCCTGGCTAACCGTCGAGCAACTCAACGTGCCCCTGACCCTGGATCAGCAGCGCGCGGAACTATCGGCCTACCAGGAGTTGACGCGCGATGCGACTGCGCAGGGGGCGGAACTTGTGATCTGGCCGGAGAGCGCAGTGCCGGGTTACCTGGACTACGAAGGCCTGGTGCGCGAGCGTGTGACGTCGGCGGCGCGCGCGCACGGGATCTGGATGCTCGTCGGAGGGCCGGCGTACGAGGACGGGCGCGGGTTTAACTCCGCCTACGCGGTGTCACCGCGCGCGCGCGTCACCGGTCGCTACGACAAGGTGCACCTGGTGCCGTTCGGTGAGTACGTGCCTTGGCGAAAATGGCTGCCGCTGCTGCGTCACTACCGCGTGCGTGACACCGATATCACGCGTGGGGTCGAGCATCGCGTGCTGCGCGTCGGCCGCCTCGCGGTTGGTCCTATGATCTGCTTCGAATCGGTCTTTCCTCACATCGCACGCCAGGAGGCCAATCGCGGGGCACAGACGCTCTGCATCATCACCAACGACGCCTGGTTTCTGCGCACCGCAGCTGCGGCTCAGCACCTGCAGATTGGGCGATTCCGCGCGATCGAGGAAGGGCTGTACGTCGCACGTGGCGCGGCGACCGGGATATCGTGCTTCTTCGATCCGCTGGGCCGCGTGATGAGTTCCCTCGGTCTCATGGAGCGCGGCGTAGTGGTGGCGGATATCAAGCCGCGAGCCGCCGATACGCTGTACCGGCGGCTCGGTCCCGTCTTTTCCATGTCGTGCGCGATCGGCGTGCTTGCGTGGGCCGCGGCAGCCCTAGTCCGACGCCGTTCGCGACGAACGAGCAGGCGCTAA
- a CDS encoding type II secretion system protein: MWRRQGFTLIELLVVLCIVSILAAILFPVFARARAIARRTVCVSNIRQIATAILMYCDDYDAVLPWTATSNYAINVTYVFPARYPDGSIPEDWRDGELHTLLDRYARGNDIWYCPLLPPGTDIGRATLVPPRPLNRGWVFGNGDGRQVPSSYYWAHVTSGSAFLSYADPPYAVAGSSLIECGNPGAAPMIWDLADWAAPFGVHDPMINVAYADGHAKTKTPEPFWDDFGWPEYWVVRSDDGWVYEDPKDNPYHRGAP; the protein is encoded by the coding sequence ATGTGGAGGCGACAGGGCTTCACGCTCATCGAACTCCTGGTCGTACTGTGCATCGTCAGCATACTGGCGGCGATCCTGTTCCCCGTGTTCGCACGGGCGCGCGCCATCGCCCGGCGCACAGTCTGCGTGTCCAACATCCGCCAGATCGCTACCGCGATCCTCATGTACTGCGATGACTACGACGCGGTGCTTCCCTGGACCGCGACCTCCAACTATGCGATCAACGTGACGTACGTCTTCCCTGCGCGCTATCCGGACGGATCCATTCCCGAGGACTGGCGCGACGGCGAACTGCACACGCTGCTGGACCGCTACGCGCGGGGAAACGATATCTGGTACTGCCCCCTGCTGCCGCCCGGCACCGACATCGGGCGCGCTACCCTCGTGCCGCCGCGGCCGCTCAACCGTGGATGGGTGTTCGGCAACGGCGACGGCCGGCAGGTACCCTCATCGTACTACTGGGCGCACGTCACGAGCGGCAGCGCATTCCTGTCCTATGCCGACCCACCCTACGCGGTGGCGGGCAGCTCTCTCATCGAGTGCGGGAACCCTGGGGCGGCGCCCATGATCTGGGACCTCGCCGACTGGGCGGCGCCGTTCGGCGTTCACGACCCGATGATCAATGTGGCATATGCCGACGGGCACGCCAAGACGAAGACACCGGAACCTTTCTGGGATGACTTCGGCTGGCCTGAATACTGGGTTGTGCGTAGCGATGATGGCTGGGTTTACGAAGACCCCAAGGACAATCCATATCATCGAGGCGCGCCCTGA
- a CDS encoding nitroreductase family protein, translated as MDTVETILSRRSIRQYLNEPIAADDLTRIMECARQAPSAGNRQPTHFVVVTDPKLRRELAQASHDQTWMADAAAIIAALGDPSISENWYAVDTAIAMQNLILAATGLGYGTCWVGAFDEAQVKAILGIPEELRVVALTPVGKPAHQPDARPRRNMADFASLQRYGQHFSL; from the coding sequence ATGGATACCGTAGAGACCATCCTCAGCCGCAGGAGCATACGCCAGTATCTCAACGAGCCGATCGCGGCCGATGACCTGACGCGCATCATGGAATGCGCCCGCCAGGCGCCGTCCGCAGGCAACCGTCAGCCCACCCATTTCGTCGTCGTCACCGACCCGAAGCTGCGGCGGGAACTCGCCCAGGCAAGCCACGACCAGACCTGGATGGCTGACGCTGCGGCCATCATCGCTGCGTTGGGCGACCCATCCATCAGCGAGAATTGGTACGCGGTCGACACGGCCATCGCCATGCAGAATCTGATCCTCGCCGCCACGGGTCTCGGGTACGGCACGTGCTGGGTGGGAGCCTTCGACGAGGCGCAGGTGAAGGCGATTCTGGGTATCCCCGAGGAACTGCGCGTGGTCGCTCTGACGCCGGTGGGGAAGCCGGCCCACCAGCCCGACGCGCGCCCGCGTCGCAATATGGCCGACTTCGCCTCACTTCAGCGCTACGGTCAGCACTTCTCCCTGTAA